TGCTTTGTTCTTCGCGTTATtgtcaaatcccaaaggctaaggttgtcggatcgtcgtgttctttacgctgttgagttcgtcgtgtcgagggtaagatccttgtatagtttttatattattTCGTTGCCTTTGTTTAAAACTCTAATTGGGTAGATTGGAGGTTTTGGGGGTATAATGTTGTATTAGATGGTAAtggtatgattatgtgattataggaggaggtttcgtagaggagcgatattgattagctgcttgtgacgatCTCTtgtttgcttattccaggtagggtttccctactcggttattgattacatagttgttTTTGATGGTTGTTTGATGTTGTTAatctatatcgtattggaattggtaattggtaattgttgttgtataatgtggttggttgtgtaattgtctgtggttcgcgaggtgcgccgtcggctgagtggagtcacttgcgggagtggcttcacgcccttgattcgccctctgtggaacccgccacagaaggggatgtgaacattaaggaacatgggttatcgctcggatgagatgagcggggattaggtgggaacggctgcgatcccccactggcggcgaggaatatctgttgcaATGGTGACTAGGTAATTTGTGCTTTGTAtatgttgtattttattttgtgtaatcagtaactggccccgtttaaatgtattgaaaactgtgatgatccattcggggatggtgagaagttatTGAGCAGATATGAGATGGACgagcatgggatagctgggttgagtcaccacgagatgtctagaagtcttccgctgtgacTTAAACGTTTATTTACTTCAGTTGATTTAacattttggaacagttgtattttcatttgacagttttggtttggacatgtatcgttttaaacttatttaataaagtacgttcttttatggaccttttgatatacattgcctcgggtaactgagatggtagcattctcgtgcattaggtggtcctggtaaagcACTTGGTGTTTGGGGGTGTTATAATCCAGGCTCATCTCAAAAGCCTGGATATAAGCAGCATATCTCTTTGGCAGCATTTTGAGCTTCCATAACCAAGACAAACGTatgcacatagcctacggctcaaaacaaatatcacatccgcgaaagaggtactcgatcgagtacacggaggtactcggccgagttcctgactactcggccgagtgctcagACTCTAGTAGCTGATCTAAAACTCACAtaaagcatactcggtcgagtacctcagGTATTCGGTCGAGTGGTCATATTCTAGTAGCCACTGCCAAATAACAActcctcctactcgatcgaatgctaaggtactcggtcgagtaccctttACTCAGTCGAGTCCCCAGCCACACTCGGCCGGTTCATGCAAAAACGATACCTTATTTACCATCTAACAACATATGACCCAACACTTCCTATTTCACATGTTACTAAATAACAAAATGCCAAGCAATAAACACCAAAGCATGTTCATACCACTCTATAACACATTATAATATAACATTTACTCCATATCCATCCAATTCACATAACAACTCCTTCCATCCAACATAGTTACAAAGaaacataaacacacatacaACGATCCCTCGACACACCTCGTAGTGACCGGCTCAAAGTTGTAAGGGAAATTTTACGGTCCTAGGATGTCTCCGAAAAcattgcggtagctccaaacaactcctacccaGGTTCATTTTTATTTAGACACCATAcgttcattttgttcattggttttaggttccaaaatcgtcgctctgatataactttgtaacacccacatctaccaaagtgccttaccaaggcctaccttagcaaatagaagtgctaccatctcggttgcccgaggtagagtatatcaaatagaccataaagaacgTGTAATTAAAGTGTATAAAAGTTTAGTCGATTACAAGTCAAAACCAAAAGTTCAAAACTGAAAAGTGAATACAACCAACTATCATAAATTGAAGCCTACTAGGGATCAACGGAAGCTATGACCAAAGCTAGACTCAACGACATCCCATCCATCCCGCGAGAGAGCTCAAGCAACCATAACCTGCTAGATATCTGCTCACCACCCCCCAGTgaatcaccgcaggttttacaacaACTGAAAAGGGGCCAATCCATTGCACAATAAAACataaccaccacaacaacaataaCCATCCAATCAATCATGTAACAATGAAAACTCCAACCTTCAAGTATCATTATCTGAGCCGTAGCCCAAATCTGCCAGGTAACTCATCGGAACAGGTTACCCAGACCaccagtggggggccgcagccttgccacctaagccccgctcatcgcaacgagcgatcccagatcattaatgtgcacatcccccttgtgaggGGGCCTCAAAGGGTGAACATGtgggtgaagaccatctcccgaaAATGGCTTCCAAAATCACCACAATATTGTCATAGTAGGAAACCAATAATCACCACATCAATGAACATCAACCGTACAAAggactgagtagagaaaccctaccttattcccAATTCCGTAATCACTCACAACAACAATGCTTGAACTATTCCTCTATGAAATCTCAACCTAACAATAATAATCAAGCAATTACTAACTAGAATTCATCATTAACTGATCATTCTCAAGGAAACAATGCAATTAGGGTTTATAGCCAATAAACTTAACGCAGAACGGGTTGAAATCTAAGACTTACAAACTGGTAGGCACGCAAACTACGAATCCGAACACCGAAACGATAGATCCTCGCTTGATAGTTGATTAGGGTGATTAAGGAGTGAATTAGGTTGTAAAAGTGATTATGAAATGTTAATGACGACGGAACAGATAAATATATACTCCTTACCCATTCTAATCAAAACCGCGAAAAATAACCtgtcagaccgggtactcggtcgagtacctgaaatactcggctgagtacgccctactcgaccgagttcctcacaactcggccgagtgcaTCCGAAACGGTAGAGTGTCTAAAAGCACTCGATGACCCACTCGGTCAAGTAAAGCCTAGTCGACCGAGTTCACTGTGTCCATAATTATGTGGTATTACATGTATAACCATTGCCTCTAGCTGATGGAGCGTATAaacactgcctccacggtactatatATAACGTTTAAGCACAGCCTATATATCTAAGACCCGGCCAGACTCTCAGTGCAATAACTATACACCGAACAACACTCGGGAACCAGagcatataaccactgcctctggctAGTTCGACCATAGACCAAATTAACCTCACCTGAATGGGTAGCGTTAGTTCCTTCCGATAgaatataactgatactaccgtcatctattcagacTAGAAAACAACAAATGCACAGCATAGCTGACTGTAGCAACATGCGTGAACagcatcacgactcaactcatagaatagtataactgactattctacttatcatatgaacaagagtaaccaaagatatatgcaaacagAATGTCATATAATAACTGAACACGAGACAATATGTGAAACAAGTTCAAACTACCAAGGTTATACTAACCTCAGTTATAACATGAACTTTGGATGCGAGGTTATATAGTAACCTCGACAAcaacttcaacatatataacttgaagttatagttacctcaaccataaccttgacacgaaactcaaggTTACACTAGTTCCAACCaaaaccttgagccataatctcttGGTACGTTAGTTCGAGTTATAACCTTAACTGCGTTCTAAAGTTATAGtagtttcagctataaccttgattcatatttccaaggttatacttGTTTCAGTCATAACCCAAGGttgtactagctttagctataacctTGAATCATATTTTCAAGGTTACACTAGCTTCAGCTATAACCCTGAGAAACGCTCATGGCCGCCTGTCACGCCGCTGCTAGGTTTCCCTCGCGACATCTCGTTGCGCACACGACACCTATAATAACGCATAAACAACATGTGATATACAATTAAGGCATTAAAACGTAAAccaacatgcgaaaacataattaatcatgttaataaataatcaaacatgtaccaatcaaacaaaacaatcattaaatgatattaattacatcaactgcataaacacaattaaaagagaaacacctagttacatTATTACGCAATTAAATCTAAAGATCGTCTTCCACAATATAGATGTATTCTCCAGGTGCGGTCTCCATGCCTACATTGAGTCATCACACATGGCAAAGGAGAACGATTCCAATTAAAACACTAAtcgatataaaaactataaaaacaaCGCGTCGAAAAtgaaacttacgaagaagataaaTAGATCCAAGCAATATGATCAATCTAGGCACAAAGAACGATGAAGAATTGAAGAAGAGGAAGCGGCACGAACCCCTAGGTCCGAAAAAGCGTGCGACACAAAGGGAGGAGAAGGAACGaagagattaggtttagggttttgtggaaatatgagaaaagaaaagaaagaggtTTGGTTTGCCTTCTTATATATAGAGAAACTCATAGGTTAATACCAAACCTAGGCCCAAAACTCACTCATCTACTACCATCATACGTGAAACCTATAGGCAAAGTGGGTTTTCACCAAATTTCGAGCTAGACCAGACGATAAAATAAAAGAaggatattttcccggaaaataaaatacGAAATATGggacagcaacaacaacaacaacaacaacaacaacaacaacaacaacaacatgaaagccttaatcccaaaatgatttggggtcggctgacatgaatcatccttcagaaccgtccatgggtaaacgcacacctcaaaatgcgaaataTGGggcaataaaattaaataaatttatcatggtaattaggggtgttacaacctAGGTCCACCTACATAGGTAACAAACAGTGAAACACGGCCATGAGGGTGTCCGAAGGGACCCTCTCTGATGTCTAAGTCACTACGTGTAAGAAGATAGAGTTTTCATCTTGACACGTGAGGTTTCCAAAGTATGTTCCTTTTACTTGTATAGAGAAATAGGTGTTATCAAAGAATTGTAGCTGACTTAACTCTCCTCTTACCTTGGTAAAATTAGGGGGCTTTTGgttagagaaagaaaaagaaaaaggaaattagaaagggtacgagggggaaaggtaagggattacctaaaacttaactagttgtttggttacatcaagAAAATGAAGTGTGGGGGGGTTGTGGTTTATTTTGGTGTGCGGGTGGTGGTTTAGGTGGGGTGGTTATGGTGGTGATGATGGTGGCGGTggcgtcgtggtggtggtggtggcggtaggGTGGCAGtggggttgtggtggtggtttatgATTTTATGTGGGGTGGCTGTGGTGttggttttggtggtggtggtggtggtggtggtggtgatggcgaTGGCGTTTTGATGGTGACAGGTGTGGTGGTAGGTAAATATGGTGGTTCAAGGGTAACAAAGATAATGAAATCTCACACCTTGGGGGATGGGGGTAAGAAATTAGATAGATTGAGGGGTAAGGAAGTGAATTTCATTCTCTTTGTTTGTGTCGAACAAACATCAACAAAGGAAATCAATAACTttgtttccctttctcttttttataGACCTCCAACCAAACGCCTCTTAGAGTTTATATAGTCAGTGGAATGTTCTTTTTATATATACTTTTGAATTATGACAATTTGAGCTACTATCTCTATCGAGGCTACTAGTTCAATTTATGCTAGTCCATGTTGAGTACTCAAATAGTTAAGCAAGTatcttgaattttttttatttgcaagcaagtcTTTTTGCTTAATCATTTGAGAGATAAAATGGAGAGGTGCATAGACCTGACAAAAGCAACCCGACtcgaaaaggctgacccgagatCGAAAATTGACCGGAACTACATCATCCGAATATGACCCACGACACAACATACTTTAATTGAATCGAAGAGGTTTGAAATGattttttctctcttattcattgacccgaaaatgacccgacttgAAACAACCTGACTCGCTTGACCCAAAACAGACCCGCCAACAAATCCAAAGCAGAaccgaaacccgaaatgacctatcccgacccgaattaaccctAAATCACTGAAAAACCCGATCTGGCCCGACTCGAACCCGACTCGATTAACCCATTTGGCATGCGTAAGGTAATGAAAGGTTAGTATCTTAATACGTTTTCCCATTGCTTTAATCTACGACAATGTCCTGAAGCAAGTACAATGGCAACGGTAATGTATTTCCTAATCAAATTTTGAAAAAGTAAAAAAGTGATCCTTAATTATCTCTAACATCTTTCCCAATAAGTATGATTACATCCACTACAACTACTTGGAAATTACTAAAATATGAAATTAAAGCGAATTAAAAGCATAATTAAACAGTGGGTCCAAATAACTTGGTACAAGTTGGATAAAGATTGAAGCcgtttgtttggtttgatgatgAGGAGAACGACATCCTTCCCTCCTTTTAGTTTTCCACTAACATACAAATGGACCCCACTTTATTGCTTACCCtttttattttgaatttcaaatttaaaAAAACATTTGCAAATATTCAGCATATGAGCAGAGGAAAAAGGGAATAACATACATACGCACTTGTTTATTCTTCACGCTTCAAAAGTTGACATGGACGAAAACGAACCTACTTGTGTTATGCATCCTTTCTCTTACACTAATCCTCCTCCTAGTTCCTTCTCTCaggtttcttcttcttcttcttcttcttctttactaCTTTACCGCATTATTTCTACACCCTTAAGATGGTCGCTTTTCGTCTTAAAGGTTAAGACGGAGTAAATGTAAACCATTTACGATAAAATGTTACCGTTATTTGATAAAAAAGTTATGAGAACAATTTTCTAAGCAGTAAcattttgttgttaaaatgaTGACATTTTAAAAGTGCCCGTATATAATGAGAATTTGCGTTATTTCTATTATCATTTTGTACCACAATTATTATCGAGTTGATAATATAAACCAAAATGAGTGGCTAAATTATGCCATTTTGCGGTAATACCAGTATAATACAAATTTTGACTCGCAGTTTCTCAAAATTCATTTGAATAAAGAGTTAGTAGGTTATATGTACATGATGAGGAGGTGTAGTAGCTACAAAAGTAGAATATGCAATTTAGTTTGAGCTGAGTATTGGATTTGAATTTAATATTGTGCAGGAAAAGAGCATAATGTACGGAGTTGAAGAATCAGTTTCATTTGGTAGATTTGTGTCGGATAATTTGGATTGGGAAAAATGGTCTTCCTTCAACAATAACAGAAACCGTTATGTCCAAGAGGCTGAAAAGTATTCCAGGCCAGGCTCGGTTGCTCAAAAGAAAGCGTACTTCGAAGCTCATTTTAAGAGAATGGCGGCTTTAAAGGCCGCGGCTTTGCTTGAGCAGGCCAATTCATTACAAAACTCTTCGAATGATCATACCATGGGCAGTATACAGAGTATTACAAGTATAATAGATGTACAAACGGAATCAAATAATTGCGAAAATGAGGATGCTGAAGCCTATGTAATTCACCAAAATGACAAGAATGAAGCCAAGGAAAATCTTTGTGAAAATGTAGGTCCAATAGAACCATCTAATCGAACCAAGGTTTACTCCGTTCCCATAAAGAATGAAACTTTCAATGGAAGTAATGAGATTCAATCATGTGGAACAGATCACAGGGACAAGCCTCCTTTGCAGGTTACATTCTTTTCTTGCTTGACTATATTATTTGGCAACACTTGATAGATGATAATAATCGTGAATTACCGGATTTATTGTAGAAGAGAAGTAGTTTCATTGAGAAAACATCGGAATCAATTGTAAAGAAGAATCCACCACTTTCATCCTACATGTCCCCAGCAGTTGGAGGGACTGCCAGAGCATCTCTTTTTGAAAACTCAGTTTATCCAGGAAAGGAGAACTTTGTCACCCCTACTAAAAACAAGACTAGAGTGACTGATCAAGACAAGAAGAAAACGCCTCTACGTTTATCAATTAATCGAGAATTCAACAGAATCATTTCACCGGTCATCAGAAAGATTGGGACTTCTTCTAAGGTTTCCAAAGACTGCTCTGCTCCCATGAAGACTCCTGCCAAGGTCATTGAATTTCTTGTTAGCATCCACTGTTTTactctttccatgttttggtttgTGTGAATGTTGACAAGGGTGTGTTTGAAAAAAAATGCAGACTCCAAGTGCTGCATTGGAATCTCCTCGGATGACTCCATCAAGAGGGTAATGCTTCTCAAAGTACTCATGATCAATTCATCAGTAACAGATTTGTACTCAACTAGCTATGTTACTTTAATGTTTTCTGTTTGTCACGTGTCAGCATCACACGACACAAAATGTAGACAATTTTCAAGCTAAATAAACCTAGAAAAAGAAATTAATCAGGTTTGTCGAACACTTATAGCCAAGTTTCAGTGACACCAGCATATCAGCTGAAACACATCTTTTCTCTACTAGTAATCAATGTAATGCTTTATGCAATTACTCCTGTATAGGGCAAGAAGTCGCCTTGACTCATTTGCTGGTGATAACAAAGCATCAGGCTCAAGATGGCACATCTTTTCTTCAGAGTAAGTGTACCTGAACATGTTAATTTTTTTGCTTTCCTTCTATTGTGGTATCCTGTATGCGGTTTTCTGTTTGACTGAGTGATTTACACGAGGAAACTTGATCATGGATATGGAAACTTAGTTGCTGCAGTTGTGCCCAATTAATGATAAAAGAACACAAAAACATGCATATATATCTCATTtctatatatatactccctccaattcgctataatgttccctatttcccgaaacggattattcaactaatgttcccctttccttttttggtaacttttactcttatttaattcatccctctctcatATTACcgaaccccacacaactcttttactcttattttcttacttttcttaatgttttggccccacaactccttatttaactcctaataatTCATCTCTCTTCCCTATCAACAAACCCCACATttgtcctttattcatttttattcatttttcttaagtattgtgcccatctcaaaggggattattatgatgaattggagggagtatatatatatatatagagggaggatcaaatgagtccaccttccttagatgagtccataagtcctaatcttAGCCATTAGATTATAACAAAATCAATGGCCAAGATTAATTCTGAAAATAAACAGCCTATATAaatcacaaaaaccctaattctcttcaTTTTACCACCTCTCACTTATCTTTCTTCCTCCCTTTCTCTCTCTACCTCCCACACCGACCCCCTCCCCCTCTGCTCAGCCACGCCGCCTCCACGCCAACACCGCCGCCGCCAACAACCCTTCCCCGCCGCCACCTTTCCCTTACCTTCCTTCTTTCCCTCACCTTCGGCCACCACCTACGAAAAACAACAAACCACCGCAACTCCTATTCCATCAACGACACCCACCATTGGCGACCATCATGCTCCATTCTCGCATCGCTGCCGACCACAGATCTGCTACCCCACTTCCGCTGCCTccttttctcttctctttttttttgttggttgttgtcAGGTGGTAGTTAGGTGGTGGTgatgtttgttttgttgtggtggTTTAGTCGGtgtttgtttttgttggttttttttttctttcttttagatcTGAAACTGGGGAAGTTTTTGTTGttggatttttttgttttttgttttttttgttgttatgtGTTTATTGTTGCAGGCGCGGTGGagtagtgtttttttttttttttttttttttttttttttctgatttgcgCTTTTTGGGgggttggtggtggtggtcatAGGTGGACcgtggttgtggttgtgggtCGTGTGTGGGTGAGCGGCTAGTGATCGGAGTGGTAGTGGTGTTTCTGGTTGGCAATAAAGGAGGTGGTCGTTATTGGTTGGCAACGGCGGTGTTGATGGCGGCTGATTGACTACTTTAAAGCATTTTAAAGTTCACTTGCcaaagcattaaagtttcactgcCAATGTACTAAAGTTAAAGTTACTCTTATATGGACTAAAAGTTACGCCCGCCCTCTGATATGGACTTATTATACTCAGGacttaaattatataaattcaaattaggATAAAGTTAAACtcctaaaaaaaaaagtttcaaaaattatgactaaagttacaattctaaaatattaaagttacattacATTCATAAAATTgcaatatttatataaattttataaatcagtaaaattaaataaattcaaatttttatattcgAAATTGTCTAAGAAAATTGAAGTTTCAATTTTTACCATTAAAGTTTTTTCTTTAAGtaaaaacattaaagttatatttataaatcaaaaattaaataaattcaaatttatatgTTAGAAATTGTTTAAAAATAATAAAGttttaattttaatcattaaagtttcaatcgtaaaacattaaagttatatttataaatctgtaaaaataaataaatttaaagtttaatattaaaaataaaaaaaaaaattaaagtttgaTTTTTAAAGATTAAAATTTCATTaagaaacattaaagttatatttataaatcagtaaaaataaataaattcaaagtttaatattaaaaattagtttaaaaaattaaagtttgaTTTTTAGATTAAAGTTTCATTAAGtaaaaaacattaaagttatatttataattcagtaaaaataaataaatttaaagtttaatattaaaaattagttaaaaaaattaaagtttgatttttagtattaaagtttcattaagtaaaacattaaagttatatttataaatcagtaaaattaaataaattcaaattttaatattataaattggtcaaaaaaattaaagttttaatttttagcattaaaatttcattcataaaagttaaacttataattgtaaagaattaaagttaaactaataaattaaagtttcagttataaaacattaaagttttcatcttaaaattgtaaaatctcaaccatcaattttAGAGATCAATAGTAGGATTAGTGACTTGAGTGGATTTCACCATTTTAGGTGATTTCATTgaatcattatatatatatatatatatatatatatatatatatatatatatatatggcctGGATTTCTTGTATTGTGCTTGTCTGTGCTTAAATTTGTGGACAAGATTAACTATGAATTTATGTCATTTGATAGTTCGATTGGCTGTTTCAGTGCATCCATGTCCCCAAGTACTGGCAGGCAAAGGATAAGGTCACCTATTATTCCAAATTCCTTCTGTTTGAATGGAGAAAGAGCTTCAAAAAGAAAGCAGGCAATGCTCTGAGTACTCTTTTCCCATGACAATGTTAAGAAGCAGTGAGCACTTCATCTTATTCGCTGTTTTTGTTTTGCAGAAGCTAGAAGATAAATTCAATGCCACAGCTATAGAAAGGCCTCCACAGTCATCAAAATTTAAGGTTACTTTTTCATAAACTAACTTGTTTGTTCAACATTGTTTATGTGCATTCAGATTATGGCAAATATTTTTACAAGGTTGTCTTAGTGTTAGATTTTGGCAAAGGTTGTTTACTTGTTTTAGTGTTAGACTTTGAAGCCAAAGATTTAGTATTAATTGATTTAATACTAATAGCATGATCCAAACTGATTCACTACACTATCCTTACTTCTAATATTGTAATGTGACAATTTTTTACAAAAGTTTCATTGCGGCCTTGCGGGTCATTTGAAATATAGGTTTTTTTGTGAGTTTAGCCCATAAAACTTAGTAATTGGCTCTGTCGACTATCCCTGTGTTTCCTAACTTCCAAGTTCCAAACATCATATTTACCCTTTATGGCAGTTGGCTGTGTTAAAAATTACTGTATTTCACTGCCATAAGGATATCACGGGCGCTGTAAGAAAAGTTGAGTCATGAttggaaaaaggaaaaaaaaaaacaaaaacaaaaacaaattttgAGCTGAAAAAGGTTTGAGTTAATGATGATAAACACAAGAAATTGATGTAATTTTCCTTACTTTATTAGTACCCtaacaattcttttttttttgacagtACCCTAACAAATCATTGTATCCACATATTCCATGTGTTTCTTCTAGGGCATTTCAACCGTAAAGCAACAGCTAATTCGTAATAAAATTACATTACTTTGTGTTGCAGGAAAAAGCAGAAGCAGAACTAAACAAATTCCGCCAAAGCTTTTGCTTCAAAGCCATGTCTTCACCTGACCACCTTGGAGAAAATGAGGCACTTACCAGTCCTAAACAAAAGGTTATTTTGCTAATCATAAGGAGTATTCTTTTATCATTTACTCGACCACCTAAGGGTATATTTGATGTTTGGAGAAAATGACCACCTTGGAGAAAATGACGCACTTCCAATGACTCTGTTCCCCAACTTCCAAACATCATATTCACCTGACtaccttttttattttttgtgagcCATATTTTAATTTACGGTAAATAAGTGATTGGAACGgaagagagtatttatttattttaatgcaAAGTCTCATCTACTAGCAAAAAATGTCAAGTACAAAATTACAAGGAAAATTACTCATCTTAttactgcaaaaaaaaaaaaaaaaacaaaaaaaaaacaagatcttTTTTATTCGAATATGTAAATTAGCAAGATAGATCATAAAAGCTTTGTGttttaaatttataaatcatacGCAGTCCACTTTATTTATGTTGTCCCATTCGAATATCTGATTTTGATATTACATTTCAAACCAGAATGGGTTCACGCAAGGCAAGTCACCGAAGCGTGGGAAACAGTCTGCTAAAACCATATCTAAGAGTTTCTTACCACCTCGAAGACCTTCCAATTCCGTCAAATAATGTCCCGCATAATAATTAATTTGTCTGTCCTTTCGACCAAGATGTCTTCTGGTTCGATTATTCCTGTTAATGATGGAATATGGTTTAGCAACTGCTATATAAAACGAGTTGCACATCCTACAGTCACGAAAGTGAAGTTATTTGTAGTTGAAGAACTTCTTTACCCGGGATGTTCATTGAAGATATTTCTGGAGTGCTTTCTACGGCTTTTACAGTTTAGTACGAGTAAAAGGCGGCCTATTTGCAGTATTAGTAACTGTACATACAAATATATTCATTGTAGATCAAACTGTAGCTTCTATGATTATAACGTTATGGTTATTCAATTTTTTCCTTTTACATGACCGTCTGTCTATCTTAACTGAATTGGACAAGGTCAATATAACAATCACAATATTTTGCCTGTCTGTCTATCTTTACATGACCGTCTGTCTATCTTAACTGATTTGAGTCACTCAGATACCCACATGTAGCAAAACTAAAGCTTATGGGAATGAACGTGTTCCTGTATTCAGTCTTGGGTCGAGTTTTGCCTGTTGTAAACAGGACCGAAACTTGGATCTCCTATATTTTAAGAAGCGGAGACTGGACCGGAACAGCCTCAGGTCCCGGGTCGGTCCGATTTCCCATACCTCAATTTGAACAGTGCTAGATGGACATGTGAACCTACCCAACACTTGAACCACGAAATTACTTTTGCATTCAAAATCAGTCTACACAACATATATTACAACAACAAATGAGCTAGTATAGATATACTTGTATTACATTCACATAATCACATTTGCAGATGTTAACTAACTTAAGTGGGAAGTTACTGAATGATGGTACTTGCGACCCGGGTTCAAAGTTGTCTGTGAAACTGTCTTGTA
The Silene latifolia isolate original U9 population chromosome 11, ASM4854445v1, whole genome shotgun sequence genome window above contains:
- the LOC141611886 gene encoding protein WVD2-like 7 isoform X2 is translated as MDENEPTCVMHPFSYTNPPPSSFSQEKSIMYGVEESVSFGRFVSDNLDWEKWSSFNNNRNRYVQEAEKYSRPGSVAQKKAYFEAHFKRMAALKAAALLEQANSLQNSSNDHTMGSIQSITSIIDVQTESNNCENEDAEAYVIHQNDKNEAKENLCENVGPIEPSNRTKVYSVPIKNETFNGSNEIQSCGTDHRDKPPLQRSSFIEKTSESIVKKNPPLSSYMSPAVGGTARASLFENSVYPGKENFVTPTKNKTRVTDQDKKKTPLRLSINREFNRIISPVIRKIGTSSKVSKDCSAPMKTPAKTPSAALESPRMTPSRGARSRLDSFAGDNKASGSRWHIFSSDASMSPSTGRQRIRSPIIPNSFCLNGERASKRKQKLEDKFNATAIERPPQSSKFKEKAEAELNKFRQSFCFKAMSSPDHLGENEALTSPKQKNGFTQGKSPKRGKQSAKTISKSFLPPRRPSNSVK
- the LOC141611886 gene encoding protein WVD2-like 7 isoform X1; amino-acid sequence: MDENEPTCVMHPFSYTNPPPSSFSQEKSIMYGVEESVSFGRFVSDNLDWEKWSSFNNNRNRYVQEAEKYSRPGSVAQKKAYFEAHFKRMAALKAAALLEQANSLQNSSNDHTMGSIQSITSIIDVQTESNNCENEDAEAYVIHQNDKNEAKENLCENVGPIEPSNRTKVYSVPIKNETFNGSNEIQSCGTDHRDKPPLQKRSSFIEKTSESIVKKNPPLSSYMSPAVGGTARASLFENSVYPGKENFVTPTKNKTRVTDQDKKKTPLRLSINREFNRIISPVIRKIGTSSKVSKDCSAPMKTPAKTPSAALESPRMTPSRGARSRLDSFAGDNKASGSRWHIFSSDASMSPSTGRQRIRSPIIPNSFCLNGERASKRKQKLEDKFNATAIERPPQSSKFKEKAEAELNKFRQSFCFKAMSSPDHLGENEALTSPKQKNGFTQGKSPKRGKQSAKTISKSFLPPRRPSNSVK